Below is a window of Thermodesulfomicrobium sp. WS DNA.
TCCATAGGCAACCAAACGGACGTCACCCTGGGCGACCTCATGGCCTACCTTGCCCAGCACGAGGCCATGGACGTGGTGGCGGTCTATGCCGAAGGCTTTGCCGACGGCGACGGCCTTGCCTTTGCCGCAGCCGCCCGCCAGGCCGTGCTCCAGGGAAAAACCGTGATCGTCTCCAAGGCCGGCCGCACGCCGGAAGGCAAGCGCGCCACCTCCAGCCATACCGCCTCGCTGGCAGGCGACTACGCCGTGGCCGAGGCCTGCCTGACCCAGGCCGGGGCCGTGGTGAGCACCGATTTTGCAGAATTTTCCGGGATTTTCCGCCTCGCCCAGGCGCTACATGCCAAGGCCGTAACCGGAAACCGCGTGGCCGCCCTTTCTTCTGCAGGCTATGAAGCCGTGGGCATGGCCGACGCCATCCACGGCGAAGGCTACCACCTGCGCCTGGCCGTGCTCGGGGAAGACACCCGCCGGGCCATCGCGCACACCCTCGACGCCCATGGGCTGGGCCGCCTGGTGGCCCTCACCAATCCGCTGGATCTTACCCCCGGGGCATCGGAAGCCGTGTTCGAGGCCGTCACCTGCGCCCTTGAGGCCGATCCCGGCGTGGACGCCCTGGTGGTGGGGCTCATTCCCCTCTCCCCCTCATTCAGCCCCGCGGCCAGTGCGGCCTTCATTGACCGGCTCGGGGGCCTCTTTCAGACCAGCGCCAAGCCCATGGTCGTGGTTGTGGACGGGGCTGCCCCGCACCTCACCGACGCGCTCGCCGCCTATGGGATTCCAGTCTTTGCCGATGCCGACGCTGCCATGCGCTGTCTTGGCCGCTACCTCCAGGCCCGGCTCTTTGCCCAGCGCCTGCGTCACGACGCGGACCGCGCCGACGAGGCCCAGCGCCTCCAGGCGTGATGGGCAGCGCCCAAGGCGCCCACCGTGTCCGGGTCCTTGGGAATGATGGGGGAAACCCCGGTGAACTTCTCCACCAGACGCACCATGCACGGGTTGCGGGCCACGCCGCCGGCAAAGAGCAGCGGCGGGGTCAGCCCCACCCGGCCGAGCATGGAGGCGGTGCGCTGGCACACCGAGGCGTGCAGGGCCAAGGCGATGTCTTCAGGCCGGTGCCCCTGAGCCATGAGGGACGTGGCCTCGGTCTCGGCAAACACCGTGCACATGGCGTTGATGCGCACCCCCTCCTGACCGCCCAGGGCAAAGACGCCGAACTCCTCCACCGGAATCTGAAAGACCGTGGCCATGTGCTCCAAAAACTTCCCGGTGCCCGCGGCGCAGCGGTCGTTCATCTCGAACTTGAGCACCTGCCCCGCCGCATCCAGGCGGATGGCCTTGGTGTCCTGACCGCCGATATCGAGGATGGTGCGCGCCTTCGGGGCGCACACCGCCGCCCCCAGGGCGTAGGCCGTGATCTCGGTGATGGTGGCGACCGCAGCGGGCACCACCTGGGCCACCAACTCCCGGCCATAACCGGTGGCCGTCACCATGGGGGCAGTGCGGCCGGCCAGCAGGGCCGCAAGCTGGGCCACCGGATGGAAGGTGGTGGGCAGGCGCGCGCTGTCCACCACCGCGGCCTGGGCATCGAGGGCCACCAACTCCATGGAGCGGGAGCCCACGTCGATACCCAGGGCGACGATCTCAGCCACGGCGGCTCCGCAGCATTTCCACAAAAGCCTCCACCCGGGTCTTGAGCTGCTCCACGTCCTCCATGGAGTAATCGGTCTCGATGGCAAGGCTCGGGATGCCCTCGGCCTCCAGACGCCGGGCAAGCTTCATGGATTCATGGCCGTAAGGCTGGCAGAAAAGCAGCGTATACTGGAGCACGCCGTCGGCCTTCTGGGCCCGGGCCAAATCCACCACGTTGTCCATGCGCTCGCTATTGGGCGTAAAACAGGCGCAGTCGATGCGCAGGTAGCGGTCCACGATGGCGTCGATCATCTCCTCCACCGTGGTCCCGGACTCATCCACCAGGTCACGGGTGTTGCGGGTGCCGATGCACGACTCCTCGCCCACGATGACCGCGCCGGCGCTCTCCACCACGTACGGGAGCTTCCAATTGGGCACCGCCATGGGGCAGCCGGAGAGCACAAGCCGCGGAGTATCTGCCGGCGCCACGCCCTCGCCCGCAGCCACCCGCGCCTCCATCTGGTCGCAAAGGGTGCTGATGGCGCCGGCAAAGCGCACCGGGTCGTCGTAAAAGCTCACCTGGTTGATGAGCAGGGCGTCGCGGCCGGAGATGGGAGCAGGACTGGCCGCCCGCAAGGCGCCCAGCCGCTGCAGCACCCGGCGCCGGGCGTTGACTGTACGGATGGCCGCGGCCAAAGACTGGGCGGTGATGGTCTGGCCGGTAAGGGCCTCCACCTCGGCCTTGTAGCGCAGCACCTCGGCCTTCCACAGCTCGCGATCACAGGACTGCTTTTGCTGCGGCACTTCCAACACCAGCATGGGCACGTGCTCGGCAAAGGCCTCATAGGCCTTTTTCTTGCCATCGCAGGTGGTCTCGCCCACCACCAGGTCACAGCTCTGGGTAAACGGGCAGAGTCTGGCGAGCTTGAAGCCGATGAAGCTCTTGATGAGCGCGCAGGTATTGCGCGGCACAAGCTGCTCGGCCAGCTCCGTGCCAGCCTCGGCCCCAGCGCACAGTCCCACATGAATGGCCCCCGCGGCCAGGGTGATCTCCTCCGGCACAAAAACACAGAACGTACCGATGACCTTACGGCCCTGGGCCTTGGCCTCCTGGAGCTCTTGAATACGCAGGCCGTGGACCTCGGAGAGGACGAAATCCAGATACTCCATGCCCTGCAGCCGGCCCTGCTGGGACATGTAGATATCGCCGTAAAATTTGCCGAGCACCTGCAAGAGGCCGTCATGGGCCGGCAGGTCAAGATCCAAGCGTTCCCACATGGCGCGATACGCGTCGTGTTGCATACAGGCTCCTTTGCGGTAAAAAGAAAACGGGAGCCTTTCTCAGCACCAGGAAACGGCCGATGTCAAATCGGCACGATAAATACGAGAAGATCTTTTATATCAAAAAGAATGATGCATTCGTTCCATATGCCCGACGATGCGCTCCACCAAGGCGTCGAGCCCGTGGCCAAAGCGGGCGGAGACGGGGACGGCCTCCGGGAAGCGGACCACGAGGTTATCCTTGGCCGTGGCATCCAAGAGGTCGCACTTGTTGAGCACCAGGAGGCGTGGGGTGTCCTGCAGGTGGAGATCTTCCAGGATGCCCTCCACGGCGGCCATCTGTTCTTCCAGTTCAAGGCTGGCGGCATCGGCCACATGGAGGAGGAGGTCTGCGTTTTCCAGCTCTTCCAGGGTGGCCATGAAGGCCTCGCGCAGGTCCTCAGGCAAGTGGCGGATGAATCCCACCGTGTCTGTGAGGACCACGTCGCGCAGGCGCGGGACGCGCAGCAGGCGGGTGGTGGGATCCAGGGTGGCAAAAAGCTTGTCTTCAGCCAGGACTTGGCTGCCGGTGAGGGCATTGAGCAGGGTGGACTTTCCGGCATTGGTATATCCCACCAGCGAGACCACAGGCAGGCCGCTGCGTTCGCGGCGGCTGCGAGTGACGCGGCGGTGGGCGCGAACCGCGTCCAATTCGTGACGAATGGCGGCGATGCGGTCGCGAATCTTGCGGCGATCGAGCTCCAAGCGGGTCTCTCCTGGACCGCGGCCGCCGATACCGCCGGTAAGGCGGCTGAGCGCCCGGTTCTGCTTGACGAGCCGCGGAAGCGTATACTTGAGCTGGGCCATCTCCACCTGGAGCTTGCCTTCACGACTTCTGGCGCGCTGGGCAAAGATATCGAGGATCACCTGTGTGCGGTCGAGCACCTTGCGCTCGGTGAGCTCGCACAGATTGCGCTGCTGGGTGGCGGTGAGCTCGCAGTCGAACACCAAGGCCCCAGCCTCGCGCTGCAAGGCGAGGACCTCCACCTCGGCGAGTTTGCCTTTGCCGAGGATGGAGCGCGGATTGATGGAGGGATTGCGCTGCACCACCCGGCCCGCCACATCAAGCCCCGCGGTGCGGCACAGTTCCGCCAGCTCCGCCAACGAGGCCTCCGCCACGGCTCGGGGCTCCGGCCCCACGTGCACCAGCACGGCCCGCTCTTCGGAAAGGCTGGCGGCGATGCTTTCTCCTGCCCGATCCAGCTCTTCCTCCACCCCGGCCACGACGGCCGCCAGGTCCACGGCGTGCTGCTCCACCCGGCAAGCCGCAAGCACCCGGTAGGCCCCTTCCGCCGCCCCAGGGGGAAGCAGATGCGCGGTTTGGGCCTGGAGGGGCTCACCTTGCGCCGAAACCGTCACCACGGTGACGGCGTCGAGGCGCAGGAAGACCATGTCCATGAGGTCTTCCTCGGAAAGCAGGCCGTCCCCCAAATGCGTATGGAGCAGACGCACCCCCGCCAGGCGGGAGCCGGCATGGCGGATGCGGGAGAGCTCCGGAATGACGAGGCCGTGGGCATCGCCCACCACCACCATCTCCGGGATGCCTTTGCGGGAGATGAGAATGCCGATCTGCCGGCCCATGTCCGCGGAAAGCAGCGCCACTTCCCGGGCCTGATCCAGGGTAAAGCCCCCCAGGCTCGGAAAACGGCGATGGAACAGACGGGAAAGGGCCTTGAGCTGTCCGGGACGCAGCCCGGTGAGATTGCCGACCGGAGAAGAGGCGATGGGACGTTCTCCTTGAGGCTCAGGCGCGCTGCAAATACTCGGCGATCATGGCGTCGTAGGCGGCGGTGGCGGCAAAGGTCTCCACGCACATGCGCCGACGAAAGGCCAGTGAGACGCCGCCATGGGTCGCGAGCTCGGCCATGAAGTCCGCATATACCCGCGGCGAGGGGAGCACGCACACGGAATGGAAGTTTTTGGCTGCCGCCCGCAGCATGGTGGGGCCGCCGATGTCGATCTGTTCGATGGCCCGACGATCGTCCAAGGACTGCTCCACGGCCTGGGCGAAATTATAGAGATTGACGCACACCACATCAAACGGGGCCAGGCCCAAGTCCTTGAGCACGGCCAGGTGGGATGGGTCGTCCTTGTCCGCCAAGATCCCGGCGTGCACCGCCGGGTGCAGGGTCTTCACCCGGCCGCCCAGGATCTCCGGAAATCCCGTGACCTCGCGCACCGAGCGCACCGGCAGCCCCTCGGTCACCAAAAGCCGCCGGGTCCCGCCGGTGGACACCAACTCCACCCCCTGATCCACCAAAAACCGGGCCAGATCCACCAGCCCGCTTTTATCCGTCACACTCAAGATCGCCCGGCGCACCGGCAAGATATCCATAGGCACCCCCGTATCCGAAGTGGGGCCTTCCTGCCAGCATCACCGCGCCTTGGCAAGCTTGGGCGGGCCGAAAGACCCGCCCGGGAGGACGCCAAGACCGGTTACACCAACTGGGCCAAAAGTTCCAATGCCGGCGCGTAGCTGGGATCTTGGTCCAAAATATGACGGAGCTGCTCCTCGGCCTCGGCGCTGCGGCCGCACGCCACCAAACACCCGGCAAGGGAGTAGCGCACTTCCACCTTGGCGGGATCCACCTCCAGATAGCGCTGCAAGTACTCCACCGCATCGGCCGTGCGGTTCAGGCGATGGGCGGTCTGTACCAGCCCGAAGAGGGCGAGCAAATTCTCGGGATTGATACCCAAGGCCTTGGAGTACGCCTCGTGCGCCCGCTCCAGGTCTCCTTGCTCCATGGCAATCAGCCCAATGCCGGTGAGCGACTTGTCCGAAGAGGTGATGGATTCGGCGCGCTCGTAGAGGTGCAGCGCCCGATCCAACTCACCGCGATGCACCGCGATGGTGGCCAGGCCCAGATAGGGATCCGGGTGGATGCCGTTACTGCCGGCGGCCTTGAGGTAATACGACTCTGCCTTGTCGTAATCCCCCATGAACAAATAACATTCACCCAATTCCTTGTTGATTTCGTAATCCAGATGGGAACTCATGGCATCCTCCTTAGGGAAAAAATGGAATCTTGCCTGAAGAGAAAGCAAGGGTGATGCCAAAAGCACCGTAACCGAGGATTTGCTTCGCTCCGACAGCCTTGGAACACCCATTGCAATCCCCCGCTCCGAGGCGGCCCATCCACAGCCGCGCCAAGGAGATGTTCGCATGAAAACACTGTTCCCCCGCCATCTTGAGGTCAGCGCCGCGGTCATGGACCTGCAGCTCGAACGTCAAAATCTCGTCAGTTCCAATATCGCCAACCTCAACACGCCAGGCTACCAGCCGCGGCGGCTTGAGTTTGAAAAAGCGCTCCAGGCCGCGCTCGACCTGGACGACACCTACCGCCTGGCCCGCACTCGGACGGGACACGCTCCCAGCCCCTTCCGGCCCGGCGAGATCGGCAGCGTCCTGCGGGAACTCCAGCCCCGCGTGGTGCCTGGGACCGATGGCGTCAATTTGGACACGGAAATGGCCCTCATGACCAAAAACGCCCTGTCCTACACGACGTTGGCCACAGTGCTCCAAAAGGGCTACGCAGGCATCCAGAAAATCATCCAGGAAGGAGGCAAGTAATGGACCTCATTCAAGCCATCGATATCGCGTCCTCCGGCCTCACGGCCCAACGCACCCAATTGGATGTGACGGCCATGAACCTTGCCAACGCCAAGACCACGCGCACCATGGAGGGCGGCCCCTATCGCCGCAAAGAGCCCATCTTTGCCGAGGCGCCCATGTCGCCCTTTGCCAGTCTGCTCGACCGCGAACGCAATCTCTCCGGGGTGCGGGTGGAGGAGGTGCGCACCCA
It encodes the following:
- a CDS encoding IMP cyclohydrolase yields the protein MDILPVRRAILSVTDKSGLVDLARFLVDQGVELVSTGGTRRLLVTEGLPVRSVREVTGFPEILGGRVKTLHPAVHAGILADKDDPSHLAVLKDLGLAPFDVVCVNLYNFAQAVEQSLDDRRAIEQIDIGGPTMLRAAAKNFHSVCVLPSPRVYADFMAELATHGGVSLAFRRRMCVETFAATAAYDAMIAEYLQRA
- a CDS encoding double-cubane-cluster-containing anaerobic reductase → MQHDAYRAMWERLDLDLPAHDGLLQVLGKFYGDIYMSQQGRLQGMEYLDFVLSEVHGLRIQELQEAKAQGRKVIGTFCVFVPEEITLAAGAIHVGLCAGAEAGTELAEQLVPRNTCALIKSFIGFKLARLCPFTQSCDLVVGETTCDGKKKAYEAFAEHVPMLVLEVPQQKQSCDRELWKAEVLRYKAEVEALTGQTITAQSLAAAIRTVNARRRVLQRLGALRAASPAPISGRDALLINQVSFYDDPVRFAGAISTLCDQMEARVAAGEGVAPADTPRLVLSGCPMAVPNWKLPYVVESAGAVIVGEESCIGTRNTRDLVDESGTTVEEMIDAIVDRYLRIDCACFTPNSERMDNVVDLARAQKADGVLQYTLLFCQPYGHESMKLARRLEAEGIPSLAIETDYSMEDVEQLKTRVEAFVEMLRSRRG
- the flgB gene encoding flagellar basal body rod protein FlgB, whose translation is MKTLFPRHLEVSAAVMDLQLERQNLVSSNIANLNTPGYQPRRLEFEKALQAALDLDDTYRLARTRTGHAPSPFRPGEIGSVLRELQPRVVPGTDGVNLDTEMALMTKNALSYTTLATVLQKGYAGIQKIIQEGGK
- the flgC gene encoding flagellar basal body rod protein FlgC encodes the protein MDLIQAIDIASSGLTAQRTQLDVTAMNLANAKTTRTMEGGPYRRKEPIFAEAPMSPFASLLDRERNLSGVRVEEVRTQDRPFRRVYEPGHPDADEEGYVNYPDINVMEEMTAMLSAMRAYEANVSTITTAKNMFAKALEIGR
- a CDS encoding tetratricopeptide repeat protein; protein product: MSSHLDYEINKELGECYLFMGDYDKAESYYLKAAGSNGIHPDPYLGLATIAVHRGELDRALHLYERAESITSSDKSLTGIGLIAMEQGDLERAHEAYSKALGINPENLLALFGLVQTAHRLNRTADAVEYLQRYLEVDPAKVEVRYSLAGCLVACGRSAEAEEQLRHILDQDPSYAPALELLAQLV
- a CDS encoding acyl-CoA dehydratase activase, with translation MAEIVALGIDVGSRSMELVALDAQAAVVDSARLPTTFHPVAQLAALLAGRTAPMVTATGYGRELVAQVVPAAVATITEITAYALGAAVCAPKARTILDIGGQDTKAIRLDAAGQVLKFEMNDRCAAGTGKFLEHMATVFQIPVEEFGVFALGGQEGVRINAMCTVFAETEATSLMAQGHRPEDIALALHASVCQRTASMLGRVGLTPPLLFAGGVARNPCMVRLVEKFTGVSPIIPKDPDTVGALGAAHHAWRRWASSARSAS
- the hflX gene encoding GTPase HflX, whose protein sequence is MALLSADMGRQIGILISRKGIPEMVVVGDAHGLVIPELSRIRHAGSRLAGVRLLHTHLGDGLLSEEDLMDMVFLRLDAVTVVTVSAQGEPLQAQTAHLLPPGAAEGAYRVLAACRVEQHAVDLAAVVAGVEEELDRAGESIAASLSEERAVLVHVGPEPRAVAEASLAELAELCRTAGLDVAGRVVQRNPSINPRSILGKGKLAEVEVLALQREAGALVFDCELTATQQRNLCELTERKVLDRTQVILDIFAQRARSREGKLQVEMAQLKYTLPRLVKQNRALSRLTGGIGGRGPGETRLELDRRKIRDRIAAIRHELDAVRAHRRVTRSRRERSGLPVVSLVGYTNAGKSTLLNALTGSQVLAEDKLFATLDPTTRLLRVPRLRDVVLTDTVGFIRHLPEDLREAFMATLEELENADLLLHVADAASLELEEQMAAVEGILEDLHLQDTPRLLVLNKCDLLDATAKDNLVVRFPEAVPVSARFGHGLDALVERIVGHMERMHHSF